A part of Acropora palmata chromosome 6, jaAcrPala1.3, whole genome shotgun sequence genomic DNA contains:
- the LOC141883278 gene encoding uncharacterized protein LOC141883278 — protein sequence MARHLLLVVFFACLLQSFWGLPLPLKNENAIVDGDGTSVVTTKEDASTIFERDPNPANQVSAMVTGVILDENGDPGESDESVENVDNDGEGGDKDDDKNGGDNDLDNKEHEEEKGDDDSGDDEEEDDAEGDNDSNDNEGDDDDDDDSGDDDDVDESGDDEDDDDDSGDDDDSGDDDDDDSGDDDDSGDDEDDESGDDDDSGDDEDDDSGDEDDDDSGDDEDDDSGDDDEDDDDDSGDDDDSGDEDDDDSGDDENDDSGDDDDSGDEDDDDSGDDEDDDSGDDDEDDDDDSGDDDDSGDEDDDDSGDDENDDSGDDDEDDDDDSGDDDDSGDEDDDDSGDDENDDSGDDDDSGDEDDDSGDDDESGDDDDSGDEDDDDSGDGEDDDSGDDDEGDDDYSGDDDDSGDEDDDDSGDDENDDSGDDDDSGDEDDDDSGDDDDSGDDENDDSGDDDDSGDEDDDDSGDDEDDDSGDDDEDDDDDSGDDDDSGDEDDDDSGDDENDDSGDDDEDDDDDSGDDDDSGDEDDDDSGDDENDDSGDDDDSGDEDDDSGDDDESGDDDDSGDEDDDDSGDGEDDDSGDDDEGDDDYSGDDDDSGDEDDDDSGDDENDDSGDDDDSGDEDDDSGDDDESGDDDDSGDEDDDDSGDGEDDDSGDDDESGDDDDSGDEDDDDSGDDENDDSGDDDDSGDEDDDDSGDDDDSGDDENDDSGDDEDSGDQDDGDSGDDDDDSGDDDDDDSGDDDDSGDEDDDDSGDDDDDSGDDDDDDSGDDDDSGDEDDDDSGDDDDSGDDDDDDSGDEDDDDSGDDENDDNGDEDDDDSGDDDDDSGDDNDDDSGDDDDSGDQDDGDSGDDDDDSGDNDDDDSGDADDSGDEDDDDSGDDDDSGDDDDDDSGDDDDSGDEEDDDSGDAENDDSGDDDEDDDDDSGDDDDSGDEDDDDSGDEDDDDSGDDNDDDSGDEDDDDSGDDDDDSGDDDDDDSGDDDDSGDEDDDDSGDDENDDSGDDDEDDDDDSGDDDDSGDEDDDESGDDDDDESGDDDDEDNDDDSGDDEDDDGDESGDDDDSGDEDDDDSGGDDDDDDDSGDDDDDDDDDDSGDDEDDDSGDDDDDDNDDDSGDDEDDDNDDSGDDDDDDDDNDSGDDRVDGNGDDDSDDESGDDENGDDKDGDDDDKEEDGEDVSEEDEKADVGDDGDDDDNETGGNGDTDDDVDYGDGNDEAGETGDHSIQDIRDLILDAIHNKDQGEMDADNPLQNLPYGPDKLKELYLRSGGSHFKGQLLNMTLGLSFCILFLLL from the exons ATGGCACGACACCTTCTGTTGGTCGTTTTCTTTGCATGCCTGCTGCAGTCATTCTGGGGTCTCCCTCTTCCTTTAAAAAATG AAAACGCTATTGTTGATGGAGATGGTACTTCTGTGGTGACGACCAAAGAGGATGCTTCCACTATCTTTGAAAGGGACCCAAACCCTGCAAACCAAGTCAGTGCAATGGTTACAGGAGTAATCTTGGACGAAAATG GTGACCCTGGTGAGAGCGACGAAAGTGTCGAAAACGTCGATAACGACGGAGAGGGTGGTGACAAGGACGATGACAAAAACGGTGGCGACAACGATCTTGATAACAAGGAACATGAGGAAGAAAAAGGCGATGATGACAGTGGCgatgatgaagaagaagatgatGCTGAAGGTGATAATGACAGTAACGATAACGAGggtgacgatgatgacgatgatgacagtggtgatgacgatgacgtTGATGAAAGtggtgatgatgaagatgacgatgatgacagtggtgatgatgatgacagtggcgatgatgacgatgatgacagtggtgatgatgatgacagcggtgacgatgaagatgatgaaagtggtgatgatgatgacagtggcgatgatgaagatgatgacagTGGCGATGAAGACGATGATGACAGTGgcgatgatgaagatgatgacagtggtgatgatgatgaagatgacgatgatgacagtggtgatgatgatgacagtggcGATGAAGACGATGATGACAGTggtgatgatgaaaatgatgacagtggtgatgatgatgacagtggcGATGAAGACGATGATGACAGTGgcgatgatgaagatgatgacagtggtgatgacgatgaagatgacgatgatgacagtggtgatgatgatgacagtggcGATGAAGACGATGATGACAGTggtgatgatgaaaatgatgacagtggcgatgatgatgaagatgacgatgatgacagtggtgatgatgatgacagtggcGATGAAGACGATGATGACAGTggtgatgatgaaaatgatgacagtggtgatgatgatgacagtggcgatgaagatgatgacagTGGTGACGATGATGAaagtggtgatgatgatgacagtggtgATGAAGACGATGATGACAGTGGCGATGGTGAAGATGATGAcagtggtgatgatgatgaaggtGACGATGATTAcagtggtgatgatgatgacagtggcGATGAAGACGATGATGACAGTggtgatgatgaaaatgatgacagtggtgatgatgatgacagtggcGATGAAGACGATGATGAcagtggtgatgatgatgacagtggcgatgatgaaaatgatgacagtggtgatgatgatgacagtggcGATGAAGACGATGATGACAGTGgcgatgatgaagatgatgacagtggtgatgacgatgaagatgacgatgatgacagtggtgatgatgatgacagtggcGATGAAGACGATGATGACAGTggtgatgatgaaaatgatgacagtggcgatgatgatgaagatgacgatgatgacagtggtgatgatgatgacagtggcGATGAAGACGATGATGACAGTggtgatgatgaaaatgatgacagtggtgatgatgatgacagtggcgatgaagatgatgacagTGGTGACGATGATGAaagtggtgatgatgatgacagtggtgATGAAGACGATGATGACAGTGGCGATGGTGAAGATGATGAcagtggtgatgatgatgaaggtGACGATGATTAcagtggtgatgatgatgacagtggcGATGAAGACGATGATGACAGTggtgatgatgaaaatgatgacagtggtgatgatgatgacagtggcgatgaagatgatgacagTGGTGACGATGATGAaagtggtgatgatgatgacagtggtgATGAAGACGATGATGACAGTGGCGATGGTGAAGATGATGACAGTGGTGACGATGATGAaagtggtgatgatgatgacagtggcGATGAAGACGATGATGACAGTggtgatgatgaaaatgatgacagtggtgatgatgatgacagtggcGATGAAGACGATGATGAcagtggtgatgatgatgacagtggcgatgatgaaaatgatgacagTGGTGATGATGAAGACAGTGGCGATCAAGACGATGGTGAtagtggtgatgatgatgatgacagtggtgacgacgacgatgatgacagtggtgatgatgatgacagtggcGATGAAGACGATGATGAcagtggtgatgatgatgatgacagtggtgacgacgacgatgatgacagtggtgatgatgatgacagtggcGATGAAGACGATGATGAcagtggtgatgatgatgacagtggtgacgacgacgatgatgacagTGGCGATGAAGACGATGATGACAGTggtgatgatgaaaatgatgacaatgGCGATGAAGACGATGATGAcagtggtgatgatgatgatgacagtggtgACGACAACGATGATGAcagtggtgatgatgatgacagtggcGATCAAGACGATGGTGAcagtggtgatgatgatgatgacagtggtgACAACGACGATGATGACAGTGGTGACGCTGATGACAGTGGCGATGAAGACGATGATGAcagtggtgatgatgatgacagtggtgacgacgacgatgatgacagtggtgatgatgatgacagtggcGATGAAGAGGATGATGACAGTGGCGatgctgaaaatgatgacagtggtgatgatgatgaagatgacgatgatgacagtggtgatgatgatgacagtggcGATGAAGACGATGATGACAGTGGCGATGAAGACGATGATGACAGTGGTGACGACAACGATGATGACAGTGGCGATGAAGACGATGATGAcagtggtgatgatgatgatgacagtggtgacgacgacgatgatgacagtggtgatgatgatgacagtggcGATGAAGACGATGATGACAGTGGcgatgatgaaaatgatgacagtggtgatgatgatgaagatgacgatgatgacagtggtgatgatgatgacagtggcGATGAAGACGATGATGAgagtggtgatgatgatgatgatgagagtggtgatgatgacgatgaagacaacgatgatgacagtggagatgatgaagatgatgacgGTGATGAaagtggtgatgatgatgacagtggcGATGAAGACGATGATGACAGtggtggtgatgatgatgatgatgatgacagtggtgatgatgatgatgacgacgacgatgatgacagtggcgatgatgaggatgatgacagtggcgatgatgacgatgatgacaacgatgatgacagtggggatgatgaagatgatgacaatgatgacagtggtgatgatgatgatgacgacgacgataaTGACAGTGGCGATGATAGAGTTGACGGCAATGGGGACGACGACAGCGATGATGAGAGTGGTGATGATGAAAATGGTGATGACAAAGATGGTGACGACGATGATAAAGAGGAGGATGGTGAAGATGTCAGCGAAGAGGATGAAAAGGCGGATGTTGGGGACGacggtgatgatgatgacaacgaAACTGGTGGCAATGGTGATACTGACGATGATGTTGACTATGGTGATGGAAATGACGAGGCGGGTGAAACTGGAGATCACAGTATTCAAGATATCAGAGACTTGATTTTGGATGCAATCCATAACAAAGATCAAGGTGAAATGGATGCAGATAACCCCTTGCAAAACCTACCCTATGGCCcagacaaattaaaagaactgtATTTGCGCTCTGGAGGGTCACACTTCAAAGGACAACTTCTAAACATGACACTAGGCTTGAGTTTCTGCATTCTGTTCCTTTTGTTGTAG